One window of Helicobacter sp. MIT 99-5507 genomic DNA carries:
- the hisB gene encoding imidazoleglycerol-phosphate dehydratase HisB, with protein sequence MKALTRTTKETNITAKLNLYGNSKSSIDTGIGFFNHMLDSFVRHSLIDLELQCKGDIEVDYHHSVEDCGIVIGELLHQSLYPVGGIERFGHASIVMDEACVECSIDVSNRAFFVFEAPLSGKIGTFDAELIEEFFKALVFNANLSAHIIYKRGKNLHHISEAVFKSFAVAFRNAIKPNDRIILPTTKGIL encoded by the coding sequence ATGAAAGCATTAACTAGGACTACAAAAGAAACTAATATAACAGCAAAGCTCAATCTTTATGGCAATTCAAAGAGCTCTATTGATACGGGTATAGGTTTTTTTAATCATATGCTTGATTCTTTTGTAAGACATAGTTTGATTGATTTAGAGTTGCAATGCAAGGGTGATATAGAGGTCGATTATCATCATAGTGTTGAGGATTGCGGTATTGTAATTGGTGAATTACTGCATCAAAGCCTTTATCCAGTAGGTGGGATTGAGCGATTTGGTCATGCTAGTATTGTGATGGATGAGGCTTGTGTAGAGTGTAGTATTGATGTATCAAATCGTGCTTTTTTTGTATTTGAAGCTCCATTAAGTGGAAAGATAGGGACATTTGATGCTGAATTGATAGAAGAATTTTTTAAAGCATTAGTATTTAATGCAAATCTAAGTGCCCATATAATCTATAAAAGAGGTAAAAATTTACATCACATAAGCGAAGCGGTATTTAAAAGCTTTGCTGTTGCATTTCGAAATGCAATAAAGCCAAATGATAGAATTATTCTTCCAACTACAAAAGGAATATTGTGA